In Camelina sativa cultivar DH55 chromosome 13, Cs, whole genome shotgun sequence, the genomic window ACTCCTTTCAAGATTCTCTGTTTCTCTATGGAATGTGTTTGCAAATTGTGATTCTTATGCAGGTCCTGACAGGAGAATTTTCTTGCCCGATGGTCTTTTGGACAGATCAGAGATCCCAGAATACTTAAACGGTGAAGTTGCTGGAGAGTAAGACACTTCTTCATGTCTctctttgtatgtttttttacGTTTGGCTTCTGTGCTTATGGTTCATTGGTCTGAATTTGCAGTTATGGTTATGACCCATTTGGTCTTGGCAAGAAGCCTGAGAACTTTGCTAAGTAAGCAGATTCTTTGAAACCTAAACCTGTTACTTTGTTTCCATGTCAAGGTATCGAATTCTTCATTAAGATTGGTCGTGTAATGAATGTGGTTGCAGATACCAAGCCTTTGAATTGATCCACGCGAGATGGGCTATGTTGGGAGCTGCTGGTTTCATCATCCCTGAAGCTTTAAACAAATACGGTGCTAACTGTGGTCCTGAAGCCGTCTGGTTCAAGGTTTCTTACCTACTTCTCATCTTTATGAACATCCAATTGCCTTAGATTCTATATAGCAAAGCAAGAATGTGTTATGATGTGATGGGATGAATTTTATTGGTATATAACAATGCAGACCGGTGCTTTGCTTCTTGATGGAAACACATTGAACTACTTTGGCAAGAACATCCCAATCAACCTTGTTCTCGCCGTAGTTGCTGAAGTTGTTCTCCTCGGTGGAGCTGAGTACTACAGAATCACCAACGGATTGGTACATTACTCTCTACACTTAGCTAGACTTAGATAGGAAAATGACTAAACTTGAAATGCTAATATCTGACAGGACTTTGAGGACAAGCTACACCCAGGAGGTCCATTTGATCCTTTGGGACTTGCTAAGGACCCTGAGCAAGGAGCACTACTCAAGGTTAAAGAGATCAAGAACGGGAGATTAGCCATGTTTGCGATGCTCGGTTTCTTCATCCAAGCTTATGTTACTGGTGAAGGTCCTGTTGAGAACCTTGCACAGCATCTCAGTGATCCTTTCGGAAACAATTTGCTTACCGTTATCGCTGGAACTGCCGAGAGAGCTCCTACTCTCTAAGCCATTTTCTAAGAGCTTCCAAAATGTAAACTTTGTTCGATTGGAACCTTCTTTTGACAATGTTATAAACTTTCATCTGAATCTTCTTGATATATTTCATTGGTGCTTTATATCATACTTTCTAAGGATACCTGTCTAATGACTCATGGTAGGCTCAAGTTCTTGTAGCATATTAATAGCTTTGCATTGCtttgcaaaacaaaagaaaaacaatgagTAGAATAAATCATGTTCTTATTCATTTCAACAGTATATATAAGATTTAGGTTTTGTAAAGCAATTTGCTTCCaaccaataaataaaacatgtaatcaataacacacacacatataccaACACTTATATAGTCATAATTTCATAAGACATATAGACATCTATTTAGAATAACCCCAGAAATCCATTTCACTGCGTAACGTAAGCTGGTTCGTGGTAGGAACTGGCTGGACAACAGAAGAAGAATTATTGTTACCATCCTCAAACCTAATCCCTCTAGAGGAATCTTCATTTCCCATGTGACAAGTCACAAGCCTATCCATCATCCCCCATTCACCTAAACCTTGTTGGTGATTATGACTAACCACTGTCTCACAAGTACCGACCTCTAAACCAGGCTCACATGCTTGCTGGTATTGTAACCCTTCACTAGCTGCACTCTCACAGTCCCTTGCAAGTCCTGAAGAGTAGTCAAATCCAAGTGTGGGTGGTTTGTGAAAGATTGGTGGGTATTGATGAAGAGCAAGGTCAGGCTTGTTGAGTTCAAAGGTCGTTGCTCCGTGGTTACGTACTAGCTGGTATGGACTGTCACGGTTCATAAAGCTACGAGCTTGAAGCGTGTGGTTGCTGGATGCATCGTGGATGTGTTGGTCCGAGGAGTTAATGCTAGAGCCACCTTCATTCACTACCTTGAACAAATTCTTCTTCATGAACACCCTACAAACTACCCATCCATCTTCCTACAATATCATACAATATAATGTTACAAATGgattaaataaaatacaacGTTTTCATAACCAAGCTCTTGAATTTAACTCATCATATATAGTTGCAACTCTTATACAGTTACAAATGTTATtctgttttataattttaccaaaaaaaaaaaaaccacagtAAAAGCCCtttaacacaaaaagaaaaaaaaaattaccactACATAATAAGACCAATTATGTACAAAATTTATCAATCTTTCCCACCAAATTCATTTTTAGAACTCCACAATTTTAAATGAATTGAGTAAGGTTAAATTTGAGAAATatggattaaaaatatatatatacaaacagtAAGCTATAAATATTCCAATGTACTTgctaaaaaaaattgcatatccTTCAATTCCAACCAATCTAcaaattaaattcaattttatgaaaaaataattatttacgGTGtgcaattttataaatttgatattgGATAAAGATATTGGTAGAAATCAAAGACTTTGTGCAATTGCACTTGTTAATTGCTCGAATGATGTTTTTAATGATAACAAGCTatataataattcaaagattttgCAAAGATTGCTCAAATAAAAGACATACACTAGGGTTGGCTTGAGGATCATCAGCGTCTTCAAGACGGTACTCATGCATAATCCAATCAGTCTTTTGGCCATGAGGAGCTCTTCCTTTGTAGAACACAAGTGTCTTCCTCATTCCTATCTTCTTGTAAGAGTTCCTTATGCACTTGTCACGTCCCGTCGCCTTCCAGAACCCTGCGTGAGTAGCACGGTTTGTCCTCGAACCGGTCGGATATTTCCTGTCCTTGTGACTGAAGAAATACCATTCGTTCTGCGGCGTTGACCCTATCTTGCATCTCTCTGCCAAACAAAGATAGCATACAAATTTAGAGAATTGGAATAGTCATGTATATAGTATCCAATGATCAATAAGTCGTCGAGGAGAGCTATCAAGATCTCAAAATATGATATCAATTAATAACAAGCAATGAATTGTGatatgttcttgattaatgagtTGAATAAGTAAAAGATTACCTTGTAAATCCCAAGGCTCAAGCTTGTTTAAGTCAACCTCTCTGATGACTTCCATCTCAAACTTATGGTAAGagattttcttcttcaagtagTAATGGAGAAGCTCTTCATCGGTCGGATGAAACCGAAAACCAGGTGGCACTCCTCCGTTCGACGACGAACCCATTTCGAATTTacgttttctttctcttgtctCCAATTAAAGACAGCGTCTTAAAACAACTAACCACTGCCTTTCTTTCGAAGCAGCTACAAGttcttgattatatatttatacacacTTACACGTAATTGTCAACGGAGTTTATTAAATGGGTTATATGAATGTACGATGATGATGCATGttggtggtgatggtgatggtgaagtTGACGGCCGGTGACCACGGCGACGGAGGTGCTCAAAAAGCTATCGTAAAAAGCAAGACTCGCCGGAGATTAATATGActttttatgatataatatcATGTCTCTACGCGCCTTATGTTGCATCGTGTGGTACACTTGCGTAAAATCGACTGCTCCATGTGTCTCTACGCCATGTTGACTTATACATCATTTATGAACGATCCCGAGACGAAATTATAAACACTAAACTATTAGTA contains:
- the LOC104737037 gene encoding chlorophyll a-b binding protein CP26, chloroplastic; this encodes MASLGVSEMLGTPLNFRAVSRSSAPLASRPATFKTVALFSKKKPAPPPKSKAISETSDELAKWYGPDRRIFLPDGLLDRSEIPEYLNGEVAGDYGYDPFGLGKKPENFAKYQAFELIHARWAMLGAAGFIIPEALNKYGANCGPEAVWFKTGALLLDGNTLNYFGKNIPINLVLAVVAEVVLLGGAEYYRITNGLDFEDKLHPGGPFDPLGLAKDPEQGALLKVKEIKNGRLAMFAMLGFFIQAYVTGEGPVENLAQHLSDPFGNNLLTVIAGTAERAPTL
- the LOC104737036 gene encoding protein BEARSKIN2-like, whose protein sequence is MGSSSNGGVPPGFRFHPTDEELLHYYLKKKISYHKFEMEVIREVDLNKLEPWDLQERCKIGSTPQNEWYFFSHKDRKYPTGSRTNRATHAGFWKATGRDKCIRNSYKKIGMRKTLVFYKGRAPHGQKTDWIMHEYRLEDADDPQANPSEDGWVVCRVFMKKNLFKVVNEGGSSINSSDQHIHDASSNHTLQARSFMNRDSPYQLVRNHGATTFELNKPDLALHQYPPIFHKPPTLGFDYSSGLARDCESAASEGLQYQQACEPGLEVGTCETVVSHNHQQGLGEWGMMDRLVTCHMGNEDSSRGIRFEDGNNNSSSVVQPVPTTNQLTLRSEMDFWGYSK